In a single window of the Gemmatimonadota bacterium genome:
- a CDS encoding diguanylate cyclase yields the protein MTDGQNEPQASASAKSAEALATDPDFQQSLLNAINDASPEGIVVIDGNGTIVSYNQQIIDLWRIPPGRMRGVHVGSAIGTVDDPLLAGIAKQLKDPVAFRDRVRELHYSPELDDHCELELKDGRTLERDSTALRGKHGQYLGRVWFYRDITPWKEAQAKLEALARQDPLTGVMNRRYFDERAKLEFARAVREQKPVAIVEFDLDFFKQVNDRHGHATGDELLKVVCDTCRAIVRETSLFARIGGEEFAVLLAGANLKGALIFAERLREAVAAARLNVNGEMIAATISVGVAMRHAADTTPEECLLRADKAMYLAKSRGRNRVEVAD from the coding sequence CGAAGTCAGCGGAAGCATTGGCTACCGACCCCGACTTCCAGCAATCGCTTCTCAACGCCATCAACGATGCTTCACCCGAAGGAATCGTGGTGATCGATGGCAACGGGACCATCGTCTCGTACAATCAGCAGATTATCGATCTCTGGAGGATTCCACCGGGTCGGATGCGAGGCGTGCACGTGGGGAGCGCGATCGGCACCGTCGATGACCCGCTCCTCGCCGGCATCGCGAAGCAGCTCAAGGACCCCGTCGCCTTCCGGGACCGTGTCCGCGAGCTGCACTATTCTCCCGAACTCGATGATCACTGCGAGCTCGAGTTGAAGGACGGTCGGACCCTGGAACGCGACTCCACTGCGCTACGCGGCAAGCACGGTCAGTATCTGGGCCGCGTCTGGTTCTATCGCGACATTACGCCGTGGAAGGAGGCACAGGCCAAACTCGAGGCGCTCGCCCGACAGGATCCGCTCACCGGCGTGATGAATCGCCGCTATTTCGACGAACGAGCAAAGCTGGAGTTTGCCCGGGCCGTGCGCGAGCAGAAGCCGGTCGCGATCGTGGAATTCGATCTCGATTTCTTCAAGCAGGTCAACGATCGCCACGGCCACGCCACAGGTGACGAGCTGCTCAAGGTCGTGTGCGACACCTGTCGGGCGATCGTTCGCGAGACCTCGCTCTTCGCCCGGATTGGCGGCGAGGAGTTCGCCGTGCTGCTGGCCGGCGCGAACCTGAAGGGTGCCCTGATATTTGCCGAGCGCCTGCGTGAAGCCGTTGCGGCGGCGCGGCTGAACGTCAATGGCGAAATGATCGCCGCCACCATCAGTGTGGGGGTGGCGATGCGTCACGCCGCCGATACCACACCAGAGGAGTGCCTGCTGCGTGCCGATAAGGCGATGTACCTGGCGAAGTCCAGGGGTCGGAATCGCGTAGAGGTCGCCGATTGA